The Pseudomonas sp. Marseille-Q3773 DNA window ATCTGCAATGTCCCAGACATCCTCCACACCGCTGCTGGCCGCCGGCAACGAACGTTTACCGCTCAGCGGGCTGCTGGCGCTGGCCATGACCGGCTTCATTGCCATCCTCAGCGAAACCTTGCCGGCCGGCCTGCTCGACCAGATCGCCGACGGCATGTACATCAGCCAGGCCATGGCCGGGCAATGGGTCACGGCGTATGCCCTGGGTTCGCTGTTGACGGCCATCCCGCTGGTAGCCCTGACCCAGGGCTGGTATCGCCGCCGCGCCCTGTTGCTGGCGATCGGCGGTTTCGTGCTGCTCAACGCGCTGACGGCCATATCATCGTCCAACACCCTGACCCTGGTCCTGCGCTTTTTCACCGGCGCTGCGGCCGGGCTGGCCTGGGGGCTGATCGCCGGTCATGCCCGGCGCATGGTGCCGGTGGCGCTGCAGGGCCGGGCCATGGCGGTGGCGATGCTCGGCCAGCCGATTGCCTTGTCGCTCGGGCTGCCGATCGCCACCTGGCTGGGGGCTGGGCTGGGGTGGCGGGCGACCTTCGTGGTGGTTAGCGTGGTGGCGCTGGTACTGATGGCCTGGGTGCTGCGGTCGGTGCCGGATTACCCGGGGCAGGTCGTCGGCAACCGTCCGGCTGCCCTGCAGGTGCTGCGCACGCCGGGGGTGCTGGTTGTGCTGCTGGTGATCCTCGGCTGGATCCTGGGCCATAACATTCTCTATACCTACATCGTGCCGTTGCTGGCAGCCGCCGGCATGGCCGCCGACATTGGCCCGGTGCTGATGGTGTTTGGCCTGGCAGCCCTGGCCGGGATCGGCCTGGTGGGGGTGTTGGTGGACCGGCATCTGCGCACGCTGGTGTTGCTGAGCCTGGCCGGTTTTGCCCTGGCCACGCTGGTGTTGGGGCAGGCGTCGTCGTGGCTGATGTACCTGGGCATCGCCTTGTGGGGGGTGACCTACGGTGGCGCGCCGACCCTGCTGCAGACCGCCTGTGCGGATACGGCAGGCGAGGGTGGCGATGTGGCGCAATCGATGCTGGTGACGGTGTGGAACAGCGCCATTGCCCTGGGTGGGATCATTGGCGGGTTGTTGTTGAGCGGGGCAGGGGTGGAGTGGTTTGGCGCGGTGGTGCTGGGGCTGGTCGGGGTTGCCTGGCTGTTGGCCTGGGCCGGGCGGCGTCATGGGTTCGTGATTGGCGCTCGCTAGACGCAGTTCGCCGGTCCGCCTGTTACCCGTGGAGCGGCGCCCCTGATCCTATAAAAATGCGCGGCGCCGCTGCGCCAGAGGTAGAATCGCCACGATCAGCACAACAAACGATTCAGAGGTCGACGCGGTGGAGTTGCAGCAGGGCTTTGTCCTGACCCGACATTGGCATGACACGCCCGAAGGCACCTGTGTGGAGTTCTGGCTGGCCACCGACCAGGGGCCGCGGCTGTTGCGCCTGGCGCCGCAGGTGTCGGTGGCGTTCATGCCCCAGGCGCAGGAAGCGCATGCCCGGGTATTGCTGGGCAACGAACCCGGCGTGGAGCTGCGGGCGTTGCAGCTGAAGGACTTCGACCAGCGCCCGGTGCTGGGCCTGTACTGCCGCCAGCACCGGCAGTTGATGCAACTGGAGCAACGCCTGCGCACGGCCGGTATCGAGGTGTTCGAAGCCGATATCCGCCCGCCCGAGCGCTACCTGATGGAGCGCTTCATCACTGCCCCGGTGCAGTTCACCGGCCAGCCTGATGCCGAGGGCGTATTGTGCGATGCCCAGCTCAAGCCGTTTCCGGCTTATCGCCCACCGCTGCGCCTGGTGTCTTTGGACATCGAAACCAGCGAGCGTGGCGAGCTGTACAGCATTGCGCTGGAAGGTTGCGGGCAGCGCCAGGTGTACATGCTCGGCCCGGCGAACGGCGTAGCCGATGACCTCGATTTTGCCCTGCACTATTGTGCCGACCGCGCCGCACTACTGGCCTGCCTCAACCAGTGGTTCGCCGCGCACGATCCCGACGCGATCATCGGCTGGAACCTGATCCAGTTCGACCTGCGCCTGTTGCATGAGCACGCCAGGCTGCTGCAGGTGCCGCTGGTACTGGGGCGCAATGGCGCGCCGCTGACCTTGCGCAGCCACGCCAGTGGCGGCCACGTGTTTGCCGATGCCCCGGGTCGGCTGCTGATCGACGGTATCGAGGCACTGCGCTCGGCAACCTGGAGCTTCCCGTCGTTCAGCCTGGAAAGTGTTGCCCAGACGTTGCTCGGCGAAGGCAAGGCCATCGACACGCCGTACCAGCGCATGGATGAAATCAACCGCCGCTTCGCCGAGGACAAACCGGCCCTGGCACGTTACAACCTCAAGGATTGCGAACTGGTCACGCGCATCTTCGCCCATACCCGCCTGCTCGATTTCCTCCTCGAGCGCGCGTCGGTCACCGGCCTTGCCGTGGACCGCAGCGGCGGTTCGGTAGCGGCGTTCGGCCATTTGTACATTCCGCAGATGCACCGCCTGGGCTTCGTCGCCCCCAACCTCGGCAGCCGCCCCGAGGAAGCCAGCCCTGGTGGCTTCGTCATGGATTCGCGCCCGGGCCTGTACGACTCGGTGCTGGTGCTGGACTACAAGAGCCTGTACCCGTCGATCATCCGTACCTTCCTGATCGACCCGGTCGGGCTGGTCGAAGGTTTGCGCCAGCCCGACGACGAGCATTCAGTGGAAGGTTTCCGGGGGGCACGTTTTTCGCGCAGCCAGCATTGCCTGCCGGCCATCGTCGAGCGGGTATGGCAGGGCCGGGAAGCGGCCAAGCGCGAGGGCAACGCGCCGCTGTCACAGGCGTTGAAAATCATCATGAATGCCTTCTACGGCGTGCTCGGTTCCAGCGGCTGCCGGTTCTTCGACCCGCGCCTGGCCTCGTCGATCACCCTGCGCGGCCACCAGATCATGCGCCAGACCCGGGCGTTGATCGAAGCCCAGGGGTATGAGGTGATCTATGGTGATACCGACTCCACCTTCGTCTGGCTGAAAGGGCCACATGAGGACCAGGCCGCGGCCCGTATCGGCCGTGAGCTGGTGGGCCTGGTCAACCAGTGGTGGCGCGAACACTTGCGCGAGCAGATGCACCTGGAAAGCGCGCTGGAACTGCAGTACGAAGTGCATTACCGGCGTTTCCTGATGCCCACCATCCGCGGCGCCGACGAAGGCAGCAAGAAGCGTTATGCGGGCCTGGTGCAGCGCGCCGATGGCAGCGAAGAAATGGGCTACAAGGGCCTGGAGTCGGTGCGCACCGACTGGTCGCCGCTGGCCCAGCAGTTCCAGCAGGAGCTGTACGGGCGGATATTCCGTGGCGAGCCATTTCGCGAGTACCTGCGCCAGTACGTGCAACGTACCCTGGCTGGCGAACTCGACAGCCTGCTGGTATACCGCAAGCGCCTGCGCAGGCCGCTGGCCGACTACCAGCGCAACGTGCCGCCGCATGTGCGCGCCGCACGCCTGGCCGATGACTATAACCGCCGCCTGGGCCGCCCGCTGCAATACCAGCGCGGTGG harbors:
- a CDS encoding MFS transporter, whose protein sequence is MSQTSSTPLLAAGNERLPLSGLLALAMTGFIAILSETLPAGLLDQIADGMYISQAMAGQWVTAYALGSLLTAIPLVALTQGWYRRRALLLAIGGFVLLNALTAISSSNTLTLVLRFFTGAAAGLAWGLIAGHARRMVPVALQGRAMAVAMLGQPIALSLGLPIATWLGAGLGWRATFVVVSVVALVLMAWVLRSVPDYPGQVVGNRPAALQVLRTPGVLVVLLVILGWILGHNILYTYIVPLLAAAGMAADIGPVLMVFGLAALAGIGLVGVLVDRHLRTLVLLSLAGFALATLVLGQASSWLMYLGIALWGVTYGGAPTLLQTACADTAGEGGDVAQSMLVTVWNSAIALGGIIGGLLLSGAGVEWFGAVVLGLVGVAWLLAWAGRRHGFVIGAR
- a CDS encoding DNA polymerase II is translated as MELQQGFVLTRHWHDTPEGTCVEFWLATDQGPRLLRLAPQVSVAFMPQAQEAHARVLLGNEPGVELRALQLKDFDQRPVLGLYCRQHRQLMQLEQRLRTAGIEVFEADIRPPERYLMERFITAPVQFTGQPDAEGVLCDAQLKPFPAYRPPLRLVSLDIETSERGELYSIALEGCGQRQVYMLGPANGVADDLDFALHYCADRAALLACLNQWFAAHDPDAIIGWNLIQFDLRLLHEHARLLQVPLVLGRNGAPLTLRSHASGGHVFADAPGRLLIDGIEALRSATWSFPSFSLESVAQTLLGEGKAIDTPYQRMDEINRRFAEDKPALARYNLKDCELVTRIFAHTRLLDFLLERASVTGLAVDRSGGSVAAFGHLYIPQMHRLGFVAPNLGSRPEEASPGGFVMDSRPGLYDSVLVLDYKSLYPSIIRTFLIDPVGLVEGLRQPDDEHSVEGFRGARFSRSQHCLPAIVERVWQGREAAKREGNAPLSQALKIIMNAFYGVLGSSGCRFFDPRLASSITLRGHQIMRQTRALIEAQGYEVIYGDTDSTFVWLKGPHEDQAAARIGRELVGLVNQWWREHLREQMHLESALELQYEVHYRRFLMPTIRGADEGSKKRYAGLVQRADGSEEMGYKGLESVRTDWSPLAQQFQQELYGRIFRGEPFREYLRQYVQRTLAGELDSLLVYRKRLRRPLADYQRNVPPHVRAARLADDYNRRLGRPLQYQRGGWISYVMTTAGPEPLENLQAPVDYEHYLSRQLQPVADAILPFVGEGFGALVDQQLPLF